The Neorhodopirellula lusitana sequence CGATTGCCCGAGTCCAAGACATGATCTCAGTCCGAACCATATCCGTGACTGTCGCCGATAGCGTCGTTTCCAGGGCCGCGGCACCGAACGGAGCCGTGTCCAAGTCGTTGCCCTTCTTTTCACGAGCACGCGGCATGTGACCGGTTTGGATGGCATCGATCGTGCCATCGGCAACCGCATGCTGCAACATCTCGACATGCCTTGCACTGCGGATCGGCGGGTGAACTTTGTACCTCGCGTCAAAACTACGCAGCGACTCATCACTGCCATTCAGATTGTGCGGGCAAACCGAAGCCGAGATGGCGATTCCCCGAGCCTTCACTCGACCGATCATGTCGATCGCGCCCATCGTACTAACAGGCCCCACATGCAGTCGCCCCTTCGTCGCCTCAGCCAAACGAACATCGCGTGCGATCGCCAAGTCCTCCGCTTCGGACGGCAACCCCTTTAGCCCCAGTGCCAGCGAAACCCGGCCATCATGCATGACGCCGCCTTCGGCCAGCCCTGGCACCTCGGGTCGATCAAAGATGGGGATGTCGAACATCCGGCAATAATCCAACGCTCGTTTCAACAACGCGTCGTTCGGCATCGGCCGAGGCGAATCGCTAAACCCGATCGCCCCCGCCTCGTGCAAAATCGCCAGCTCCGCCATCTGCTCGGATTCGCGAGCCTTGCTCAAGCAAGCGATGGGATAAACCCGCACGCCGCCCACACGCTGCGCGATCTGAATCACCAACTCAACCGCCGCCGCAGAGTCGATTACGGGATTCGTATTACTGCAACACAACAGCGACGTGTAACCGCCCGCCAACGCCGCATCGCTTCCCGTTTGAATCGTCTCGTCTTCTTCACGGCCCGGTTGCCGCAACTCGGCCCCCAGATCCACCAAACCGGGAGCCACAATCTTGCCGCTCGCATCAATCCACTTGGCGTTCGATGGAACATCCCCATCAGCCGGATCAATCGCCGCGATTCGCCCCTCGACGATCAACAATCGAGCGACGCGATCAACACCGTTGGCGGGGTCAATCACCCGACCTCCATCGATGACAATCGGCTCAGGCGGGTGGGAAGAAATCAATGAATTACTCACGTTGGTTAAACCCAATTCGGCTTATCTTCGGCATCCGGCCCGGCACTCGCCGCAGGAGACTCCGCACCCGAGATCGCCGCATCACTGGCACCCGCCAACAACCACAGCGACGCCATCCGTACCGCGATGCCATTAGTGACTTGTTCCAAAATGACCGAGTGCGGGCCATCGGCAACTTCCGGCGTGATCTCCACACCACGATTGATCGGCCCTGGAGCCATGATCAGGATCTCTGGTTTCGCTCGACGCATCCGGTCACCGTTCATCGCATACAAGGCTGCGTACTCGCGAACACTCGGGAACGGTCGGGTA is a genomic window containing:
- the pyrC gene encoding dihydroorotase; translation: MISSHPPEPIVIDGGRVIDPANGVDRVARLLIVEGRIAAIDPADGDVPSNAKWIDASGKIVAPGLVDLGAELRQPGREEDETIQTGSDAALAGGYTSLLCCSNTNPVIDSAAAVELVIQIAQRVGGVRVYPIACLSKARESEQMAELAILHEAGAIGFSDSPRPMPNDALLKRALDYCRMFDIPIFDRPEVPGLAEGGVMHDGRVSLALGLKGLPSEAEDLAIARDVRLAEATKGRLHVGPVSTMGAIDMIGRVKARGIAISASVCPHNLNGSDESLRSFDARYKVHPPIRSARHVEMLQHAVADGTIDAIQTGHMPRAREKKGNDLDTAPFGAAALETTLSATVTDMVRTEIMSWTRAIECLSTNPAKIAKLDAGTLSLGAVADVVVIDPEATWTVRPEAFLSKCQSSPMEGRQLHALVTHTIVGGDVRFVATQSAVAGAEV